The stretch of DNA TTGCATTGGCGATTTATGTTGTGATTGCCATCCCCTATCGCGATGCCATTTACGAATGGCGAGGAAGCGAAGAAATCCAGGGTACGGCGCCAAAGAATGCTCGCCCAACATATGTTAACTGGTTCCGGACAAAAAAATACTCGGAAACGATCTTAATCGACAGCACCAACCCCGAGGACGAGGTTGAAAAAACGGTCACTGAAGTTGCCGCTGACATGTGGGACATTCAGATGGTGTTTAAGTTCGATTATCCATATGATGGTTTCCCACAGGAACTGCAAGTGATATTGTCTTCAATTTATAAAGAAAAATCTCCTTTTGTCACCTTGACCTGGTTTACACCAGATGGCGAAAAGATCAAAGTTGCTGATATCACGGCCAAGCATCATGAAGTCGTCCGTTTTGATCTGCAAGACAAGCTGGTTCGTAAGCTGGACGGAGTTCTTCCACGGATTGGTTTGCTGCGAGTACCCGATGTAGAACCTTATAAGGTGCAGAAGGGCACCTACGAGCTGCACGTAGATACGATTGTGTTTGAGGAAGGCTCGGACATCGAAGCCAAATTTGTCAGCTTTGGGCAGGTGCACGGGTTGGCTGGCACCGACCATCGCCGACGCGACCTGATGCTGCCCCTGTTATGGGGTGCGCCGATCGCCCTTTCCTTTGGGTTTTTAGCCGCAATTGGAACAACTTTCACCACCATGTTTATCGCCGCGATTGGTGTGTGGTTCGGCGGTTTGACTGATGAGATCATTCAGCGCATCACTGAGATCTATATGCTTTTGCCTTTCTTGCCAATCCTGATTATGGTGGGTGTGTTCTACAGTCGTAGTATCTGGACGATGTTGTGGGTGGTAATTTTGATCAGCCTGTTTGGCGCTGGCATCAAGAATTTCCGTGCCATCTTCCTGCAAATTAAAGAAGCCGCCTATATTGAAGCTGCCCGTTCCTATGGTGCAGGTAACTGGCGTATCATCAATCGCTACCTGGTGCCCCGTATCATCCCCATCCTGATCCCTGGATTGGTCAGTGCGATTCCGTCGTATGTCTTCTTGGAAGCTTCCTTAGCGGTGCTGGGTCTGGGCGACCCAATCTTACCCACTTGGGGGAAGGTCATCAACGATGCCCAGATGCAAGGCGCCCTCTACAACGGGTATTATTACTGGGTTTTACAGCCAGCGGTCCTGTTGATGGTCACTGGTTTAAGTTTTGCGATGATCGGTTTTGCGCTCGACCGCATCTTTAATCCCAAATTGAGGGAGGTATAAGATCAATGTCTGCTGATACAGTATTAAGTGTAAGAGATTTGCGGCTGTTTTTCCGCACCACCAAGGGCGTTGTTCGCGCGGTGGATGGGGTTGACTTTGATTTAGGTCGCAACCGTGCCGTGGTAATTGTGGGCGAATCGGGTTGTGGCAAGACTTCGATGGCTCGAGCGATCTTGCGCTTGCTGCCGAAGAATGTGGATACCTATTCCGGAAAGATTTTGTTAAACGGATTAGACACCATGGCACTGAAGGAAGAGGAATACCGCCTTAAGATGCGCTGGGTAAAGATGTCGATGGTGCCGCAAGCCGCCATGAACTCGCTCAACCCTGTTTTGAAAGTGGGCGACCAGGTGGCTGAACCCGCGATGATCCACAATGACATGAGCAAAAGTGTCGCCATGGAGCAGGCGAAGACCATGTTCCAGCATGTGGGCGTTCCCCTTGATTTTCTTAGCCGCTATGCCTTTGAGTTGAGCGGCGGTATGCGTCAACGTGTGGCGATTGCCATGTCGTTAGTTTCGCTGCCCGAGTTGATCATCTTAGACGAACCGACCTCGGCTCTGGATGTGCTCACACAGGCAAATATCTTCAACGTGCTTAAGAGGATTAAAAAGGAGCTGGGCATGAGCTTCATCCTCATCACCCATGATATTGCGACCTCCAGTGAGCTGGCAGATGATGTGGCTGTGATGTATGCCGGGCAGATCGTGGAAACCGGAGATGCCCACCGCTTTTTCGCTGCGCCGCTGCATCCTTATTCAATCAAATTGATGAACAGCGTCCCGCGGCTCAGAGCCCGTCAGGAACCTGACTTTATTACCGGTCAGCCGCCCAGCTTGCTCAACCCACCGACAAGCTGCCGTTTTTATGAACGCTGTCCTTCTCGTTTTGAGCCTTGCGTTGAAGATCCCCCGACCGTTAATATCGAAGGTCGCACGGTTAAATGCTGGCTGCATGTGAAATAAGGAGAAACGATAATGGATAAAGTATTGAAAGAATTCCAGGGGGGGGTGGCGGTAGGAACGCAAAAGACCAATCGTAAAGATGAGGTTTTGCTCTCTGTGCAGGACCTGAAGGTCTGGTTTGAGCTGCGTCGATTTGGATTTGGCATTTCTGGCTATGTTCACGCAGTCGATGGAGTCAATTTTGATCTGCACTATGGCGAAACGATCGCAATCGTGGGCGAAAGCGGTTGTGGAAAAACAACCCTGATGAAAAGCATCCTAGGGCTATACCCGCCTACGGCGGGTGACATCATCTTTGAAGGTCAGTCTCTGAGCAAACTTAAGGCTTCAGAAATGCGAGCCTTTCGTTCTAATGTGGGTTATGTACAGCAGGACCCCTACGGCGCACTGCCCCCATTTATGAACGTTCAAACCATTCTTGCTGAACCGATGATCATTAACGGCATAAAAAGTAAAGAAGAGCGGCGCGAAAGAATTTTCAAGATCATGGAAGAAGTGAAAATGAGCCCGCCAGAAGACTTTTTAGAGAAGTTCCCCCATATGCTCAGCGGCGGGCAGCAACAGCGGGTTGTACTGGCTCGCGCGATGATGCTCGAACCCAAATTGATCGTGGCGGATGAACCGGTCTCGATGCTGGATGCGTCTGTCCGGGTTGAAATTCTGCGACTGATGCAATCTCTGCAGGAAAGGCACCATCTGGCGGTGATTTACATCACGCATGACCTTTCCACAGTACGGTACTTCTCAGAGCGTGTATTTGTGATGTATGCCGGACAGGCTGTTGAGAAAACCATGATTGACGCCATCGTGCACGACCCGCTTCACCCCTACTCGCAGGCTTTGATGGAAGCCACATCCGACCCGGATGCTGAAAATGCCACCCGTTTTCGCGATGTGCCGCCCGGAGAACCGCCCAGCTTGGTCAATCCTCCCCAAGGTTGCCGGTTCCACCCCCGCTGCCCGAAAATAATCCATGGACTGTGCGAATTTGAAGAGCCGCCGCACTTCACGCCGAAACCAGGTCAAATGGTGGCTTGCTGGCTGTATAGATGATGATTAAATGGCAACCCTGGAAGATAATCCTGCTGGGTGGCAGTATGATGCTGATAAGTGTGATCCTGCCTTTATTGATGGTGCTGCAAATTTTGCAGTCATCGTTCTTTCTGAACTTTTTGACCTATGGCTTGTCGGTAGCAGGGCTATTGATCGGTTTCATTGGAATGGTTACCATGGTCAGGGTTGAGCGGGCAAAACAAAAATTTAAAGACCAATTCAAGTAAATCCATTAACGAGCATAACGAGGTTGATTAATATTTTAATCAACCTCGTTCTTTAATTCCAAAACAAATAAAAATCCATCGCGGCTTGAGAAACGGCTGCGGTTAAAATAATTGACTTTCTGCGCTGGTTGGACATCCACTAAAAATGTGTTAGAATCATGGCTACAATTCTGGGGCATGGTGCAATGGCAGCACAGCGGACTTTGAATCCGTTGATCCAGGTTCGAATCCTGGTGCCCCGGCCATTTTGAAGACAAACTTTGACTGATCAAGAATCCAACCCTGATAGACCCATTGCGAGAAAGGCAGCCCCAAATAAGGACTGCCCCTCCCGAATGCTGGTCTTTAATCAGGGTGGCTTTTGCTTGCCAGCCCCCGTAAATTTCAAAGCAATAAAGGATGCGCGCTGATGACAATAGCTTCCATTATCCTGGCTGCGGGTGAAGGCACCCGTATGCGCTCAAAACTCCCTAAAGTGCTGCACCCCCTGGGAGGAAAACCCCTGATTTGGCATGCTTTGCAAGCTGTGAAAGGTTTGGTAGACCGGGCACCTGTGCTGGTTGTCGGACACGGCGCTGATCAGGTCAGAGCCACGGTGGGAGATATCGCTGAATATGCCCTCCAGGCAGAGCAATTAGGTACAGGGCACGCCGTGCTGATGGCTCAGCCTTTACTGCAATCAAAAGCGGATACACTGCTGGTGACTTTTGGAGATATGCCCTTATTGCGAAACGAATCTCTGAGGCAATTAATTGATCTGCACCGATCTTCAAAAAGCCCGGTAACGATGACCAGCATCATCGGTGATGAGGCGCGCGGCTTTGGACGGGTCATGCGAGATGATCAGGGGAACGTCGTTGGGATCGTTGAACAGGCAGACGCCACCCCGGAACAACTGGCTATTCGTGAGTACAACGTCAGCGCTTATTGCTTTGATGCCGCTTGGCTCTGGACAACCCTAACGCGCATCCCCGCCTCACCTAAAGGCGAATATTACCTGACAGATGTGGTCAGCCTGGCGGTTTCAGAGGGTTTTCGGGTAGCATCGCTGGTGCTGGACGATCCAGAGGAAGCCATTGGCTTGAACACCCGCGTCCACCTGGCGGAGGCTGAAAAAGTATTACAGAAACGCATCAATGAAGGCTGGATGCTGGCAGGCGTGACCATCATTGACCCGGAGCGCACCTATATCGAAGCCGGGGTGCACATTGGGCGCGACACGGTCATCCTGCCCAACACCTATCTGCGCGACGATACGGTTATTGGCGAGGATTGTCAAATTGGACCCGATACAACCGTGATTAATTCAATGGTTGGCAACCATGTGCACGTGCTGGCATCCGTGCTTGAACACGCTGAAGTGCGCGATCACGTCACCATGGGCCCATATTGTCACCTGCGTAAGGGTGCAGTCCTTGATGAGGGCGTCCATTTGGGTAATTTTGGCGAGGTCAAGGCTTCTTATTTAGGACCGGGTACCAGGATGGGACACTTTTCCTATATCGGCGATGCGAAAATTGGCAAAAACGTCAATATTGGTGCGGGGACCATCACCTGCAATTTTGATGGTGAAGTAAAAAATCCAACTGAAATTGGCGATGAGGTGTTTATTGGCAGCGATACCATGCTGGTCGCGCCGGTGAAAATCGGCGCTCGCAGCATCACCGGGGCAGGCTCGGTGGTAACCCATGACGTCCCCGAAGACACGTTGGTAATCGGTGTTCCAGCAAGAATAATTCGAAAATTGGAGAGAAGTGACAAATAGCCTGTTGTTGTGGATTCTGTTGACCATCAGTGTGCTCCTCAACTTGCTGGTCGTTGTGATTAAAGCCAGTTATACCCATGTCAGGTTGCCATTCCTGTTAAACCTGCGCGAAGGGCGTGAGAAAACAGTTGAGATGACCGTGAACCTGGCTGAAGATTCGCGTTTGCACGTGGGATTAAATTTTGCCCAGACCTTGCTGCATTTTGCACTGGCATGCTTTTGGGTGGATATTTTTCGCTCAGCCCTGCCCGACCTCAGCCTTGGGTGGTTGGTTGCATATTTTCTCATCGGCATGATCCTGGTGGTTATTCTTGAGTATTTTGTTAAAGCTCAAATAATGAAAAACGCAGAAGAGAATGCGCTTCGTTTCAGAGGGTTCGCCATCGTATTAAAAGCCCTGTTTTACCCCCTGTCGTCGGTTATCCTGGCTATCCTTGGGCCGAATGCCAAACGGGTTGCCCTGGCATCGATGACCGAGGAAGACTTGAAAGAATGGGTTGAGGTCGGTCAGCATGAAGGTTCATTGGAAAAGGGCGAGCGGGAAATGATCTACTCCATCTTTCAATTTGGGGATACCCTGGCGAAGGAGATCATGGTGCCGCGCATCGATTTGATCACCCTGGATATTGACAGCACCCTGGGAGAAGCACGCACGGCATTTATCCAGGGCGGGCATTCGCGGGTGCCGGTGTATGAAGAAACCGTGGATAACGTGGTTGGCTTGCTGTATGCCAAGGACTTACTGAGTTTGCAGCAGGATGATGACCTAATCTCGGACCATCGAGATATGCTCAGGCTGGCTTATTTCGTTCCAGAATCAAAAAAGGTTGATGAGGTCCTGGCTGATATGCAAGCGCGCAGCATGCATATGGCCATTGTGGTCGATGAGTACGGTGGGGTGGCTGGCGTGGTCACCCTGGAGGATATTGTTGAAGAGATCATCGGCGAGATCCGTGACGAATATGATGAGAGCGAAGAAATGCCCTATTTGCAGGTTGGTGAAGATGAATATGTGTTTCAGGGTCGAGTTGATTTAGATGTTTTCAACGAGGTGATGGGAACAGATATCGATACAGACAAAGCAGATACCATCGGCGGTTTCATTTACAGTGAGATCGGAGATGTGCCCACCGGCGGCGAGCATTTAATTTTTGACAACCTGACCTTGATTGTCGAGCAGGTGGACGGGCGCAGGATCGTCAAGGTGCGCGCAAAAAAGCACCTCACAGAGAGCATAAAACAGGATCATGAAAATGTTAACGGATGAATTTCGCAGCCTATTAATTCAAAAAGCGCAGGATGCCTGGCAACGCGCTTACGCACCTTATTCAACGTATGCTGTTGGCGCTGCACTGCTAACTGACACCGGCAAGATCTATGACGGAGTCAATATTGAAAATGCAGTTTACCCGCTGACAGTATGCGCAGAGCGGGTGGCAGTCTTTAAAGCGGTGTCTGAAGGGGAGCGGTCTTTTCGCGCCATCGCCGTTGTCACCAGGAATGGAGGCACGCCCTGCGGCGCTTGTCGGCAGGTGCTGGCTGAGTTCGGTCTCGATACGGTTGTGTTGATCGCAGACCTGCAGGGCAACCTCTTGCACGAGTTGACGGTGGCTGACCTGCTGCCTCATGCCTTTGGTGAGGCGGACCTGGATGCCGCCAGGGACTGATATGCCAAATGCCAAATGTTGCGCGCGTGTTGGATTGCCAGCAGGCGCGTTTTTTCTATTTCATCCTGGTGAGGTGTGATGACCAGAGAAAGCCGCACGTATCAAACCCGGGCGATTGTGTTGAGACATTACGAATTCGGCGAAGCAGACCGAATCTTAAGGCTGTTTACGCTGGAAAAAGGCAAAATCTCTGCCATCGCCAAAGGGGTCCGCAGGATCAGTTCTCGTAAAGCCGGACATTTAGAGCCCTTCAGCCAGGTGCATTTATTCCTCGCCAGCGGACGCGATCTGGACATCATCACCCAGGCTGAATCCCTCAAGTCCATGTCGGGATTAAGGGCAGAT from Brevefilum fermentans encodes:
- a CDS encoding hemolysin family protein, whose amino-acid sequence is MTNSLLLWILLTISVLLNLLVVVIKASYTHVRLPFLLNLREGREKTVEMTVNLAEDSRLHVGLNFAQTLLHFALACFWVDIFRSALPDLSLGWLVAYFLIGMILVVILEYFVKAQIMKNAEENALRFRGFAIVLKALFYPLSSVILAILGPNAKRVALASMTEEDLKEWVEVGQHEGSLEKGEREMIYSIFQFGDTLAKEIMVPRIDLITLDIDSTLGEARTAFIQGGHSRVPVYEETVDNVVGLLYAKDLLSLQQDDDLISDHRDMLRLAYFVPESKKVDEVLADMQARSMHMAIVVDEYGGVAGVVTLEDIVEEIIGEIRDEYDESEEMPYLQVGEDEYVFQGRVDLDVFNEVMGTDIDTDKADTIGGFIYSEIGDVPTGGEHLIFDNLTLIVEQVDGRRIVKVRAKKHLTESIKQDHENVNG
- a CDS encoding ABC transporter ATP-binding protein; amino-acid sequence: MDKVLKEFQGGVAVGTQKTNRKDEVLLSVQDLKVWFELRRFGFGISGYVHAVDGVNFDLHYGETIAIVGESGCGKTTLMKSILGLYPPTAGDIIFEGQSLSKLKASEMRAFRSNVGYVQQDPYGALPPFMNVQTILAEPMIINGIKSKEERRERIFKIMEEVKMSPPEDFLEKFPHMLSGGQQQRVVLARAMMLEPKLIVADEPVSMLDASVRVEILRLMQSLQERHHLAVIYITHDLSTVRYFSERVFVMYAGQAVEKTMIDAIVHDPLHPYSQALMEATSDPDAENATRFRDVPPGEPPSLVNPPQGCRFHPRCPKIIHGLCEFEEPPHFTPKPGQMVACWLYR
- a CDS encoding ABC transporter ATP-binding protein codes for the protein MSADTVLSVRDLRLFFRTTKGVVRAVDGVDFDLGRNRAVVIVGESGCGKTSMARAILRLLPKNVDTYSGKILLNGLDTMALKEEEYRLKMRWVKMSMVPQAAMNSLNPVLKVGDQVAEPAMIHNDMSKSVAMEQAKTMFQHVGVPLDFLSRYAFELSGGMRQRVAIAMSLVSLPELIILDEPTSALDVLTQANIFNVLKRIKKELGMSFILITHDIATSSELADDVAVMYAGQIVETGDAHRFFAAPLHPYSIKLMNSVPRLRARQEPDFITGQPPSLLNPPTSCRFYERCPSRFEPCVEDPPTVNIEGRTVKCWLHVK
- a CDS encoding ABC transporter permease: MKSFIDNIKQFPSAIFGSIMIILLVALAIYVVIAIPYRDAIYEWRGSEEIQGTAPKNARPTYVNWFRTKKYSETILIDSTNPEDEVEKTVTEVAADMWDIQMVFKFDYPYDGFPQELQVILSSIYKEKSPFVTLTWFTPDGEKIKVADITAKHHEVVRFDLQDKLVRKLDGVLPRIGLLRVPDVEPYKVQKGTYELHVDTIVFEEGSDIEAKFVSFGQVHGLAGTDHRRRDLMLPLLWGAPIALSFGFLAAIGTTFTTMFIAAIGVWFGGLTDEIIQRITEIYMLLPFLPILIMVGVFYSRSIWTMLWVVILISLFGAGIKNFRAIFLQIKEAAYIEAARSYGAGNWRIINRYLVPRIIPILIPGLVSAIPSYVFLEASLAVLGLGDPILPTWGKVINDAQMQGALYNGYYYWVLQPAVLLMVTGLSFAMIGFALDRIFNPKLREV
- the cdd gene encoding cytidine deaminase, translating into MKMLTDEFRSLLIQKAQDAWQRAYAPYSTYAVGAALLTDTGKIYDGVNIENAVYPLTVCAERVAVFKAVSEGERSFRAIAVVTRNGGTPCGACRQVLAEFGLDTVVLIADLQGNLLHELTVADLLPHAFGEADLDAARD
- the glmU gene encoding bifunctional UDP-N-acetylglucosamine diphosphorylase/glucosamine-1-phosphate N-acetyltransferase GlmU, with protein sequence MTIASIILAAGEGTRMRSKLPKVLHPLGGKPLIWHALQAVKGLVDRAPVLVVGHGADQVRATVGDIAEYALQAEQLGTGHAVLMAQPLLQSKADTLLVTFGDMPLLRNESLRQLIDLHRSSKSPVTMTSIIGDEARGFGRVMRDDQGNVVGIVEQADATPEQLAIREYNVSAYCFDAAWLWTTLTRIPASPKGEYYLTDVVSLAVSEGFRVASLVLDDPEEAIGLNTRVHLAEAEKVLQKRINEGWMLAGVTIIDPERTYIEAGVHIGRDTVILPNTYLRDDTVIGEDCQIGPDTTVINSMVGNHVHVLASVLEHAEVRDHVTMGPYCHLRKGAVLDEGVHLGNFGEVKASYLGPGTRMGHFSYIGDAKIGKNVNIGAGTITCNFDGEVKNPTEIGDEVFIGSDTMLVAPVKIGARSITGAGSVVTHDVPEDTLVIGVPARIIRKLERSDK